ATTCAATGTGTTCCTCAATTTCCAATCCTTTGCGGTTGTATTCAGGGAAGATCGCCCGTGTGAACCCTAACTTCGCAGCCTCACGAATGCGCCTTTCGACATGTGTTACGGGTCTAATCTCGCCACCGAGTCCAACTTCCCCAATCATGACAGTCTGCCGATCTATGGGTATCTCTCGATAACTTGAGGCTATTGCCATTAGCACGCCGAGATCAATCCCTGGTTCAGCGACGCGCAACCCACCCGTAATATTAACAAAAACATCAGCACCCCCAACGTCAATACCGACCCGCTTATTGAGGACTGCGATAAGGAGCGCGATCCGGTGCCGGTCAACACCTGTAGCAGTGTTGCGTGGATTTCCGTGATTGGTAGGTACAACAAGTGCCTGAACTTCCATAAGTAGCGGGCGCGTCCCTTCCATACTTGAAACCACAATAGAACCTGAAACCTCCTCTTCTCTATTACTTAAAAAGAGTTCAGATGGGTTCATCACATCTACAAGCCCTCTGTTCTGCATTTCAAAGATTCCAATTTCATTCGTGGAACCAAATCTATTTTTAATCGCCCGTAGGACGCGATAGATATGATGCTGCTCACCTTCAAAATAGAGAACCGTATCCACCATGTGTTCTAAAATACGAGGGCCTGCGAGAGTACCATCTTTTGTAACATGACCGACGAGAAATACGGGAACATTCCGGTTCTTCGCACAAATTAAGAGGTGTCCGGCACACTCGCGAATCTGGGTGACACTCCCAGGCGCAGACTGAATACTCGACAAATAAACCGCTTGAATAGAATCGACAATAACAACCTTGGGGTTAAGCGTCTGAATATGTTTCTCAATCTGCTCCAAATCATTTTCACACAGCACATAGAGCGTATCAGACACAACTCCGAGACGCGTCGCCCGTAGCTTTGTCTGGCTAACAGACTCTTCACCAGAGACATACAGGATGTCCCCATAGTTCCGGCTCAAAGCGTCACTGGCTTGAAGTAGTAGGGTAGACTTACCTATTCCCGGATCGCCACCGATGAGGACCACGGATCCGGGGACAATTCCGCCACCGAGTACTCTATCAAACTCAGACATGCCTGTCAAGTGCCGTTCTACCTCACTCGCCATAACCTGTGAAATGGGTTCAGGTTCACGGGAGGCTTGTCCGATCCCGCGGTGTTTTGATGATGTCGCGAGTTGCTCTATCTCTTCAGCAAAGCTCTGCCAACTTTGACACCCAGGACATCGTCCGAGCGATCTTGGCGTTGTATATCCACACTCCTGACAGACAAATCTACGCTTCTCTCGTGCCATCTCTAATGTTACCAATCGTTCTGTTGCAGGTGAGGCTTCCAACCATAAAAGTTCCGCGCTGTTATAACACTACCACTCATTGGCAAAAAAGCGGAACCCTGTTGTCCAGCGTCGTTCGTTAGTTAAGTTCTCTACACCAACCAAGAACTGACCATATTGAAAAAAGCGCAATGCTAATTCCGTGTTTAGCTCGGGTTGCCCACTTGTCAATCCGACCCCTTCAAAACTGATACCTATGCGTTGGGATAACAACCACAGATCAAGCCCCATACCGACCTTGGAGCGCATGAAACCTGCTCGTGCTCGAAAATAGTCCGCTACATCGTACGCATACTGGAATTCAAAGCGAACGTTCTCGTCTCGAACCCCAAGACCGAATCTGTAGTGAGCATTCGGACCCGAAGATAGTGAAAACGCTAATTCATTATGGAGACGCTCTTGAAGACTCAAATAACGGAGTTCATAATCCCAGCCAATCTGTGGCGGATCAAAACGTCTCAACTGCTCTTCGGTACGTTGGGAGAGCCTTGTCACACTCGCCATCGTTTCGTCAACATTTTTCAAGGTGCGGCGAGCATCTTCAAGCGGACCTCGCGTGTTTAGCAATTGCGCGATAGTCCCATCGCTGTCGTTGACGGCTGCGAAGAGACGATTGACGTTTTTCTCAAGTTTAGCGAACGCAGCAGTTGTCGTCTGTAAGTCCTTAAGAATTGGCGCGATACCTGCTTCACTTGTTTCTATAGCACTGCTTCCTTGCGAAACAAGCGCAGAAACCTCAGCACTCAAAGTAGCGAAATTCGCACTAAAATCTGCCGCTATTTCTCGAAATTGGGTCGCGCTTATCCTTACATCCGTCAAAATGGTATTGAGTTTCGGCGCGTTATGATTAATGAGCCTGAAGAGTTCACTTGTAATGTCACTCACTTGGCTGCTTACCATGATGGAATCGCCTTCCAACTGAGAGATAAGGTTATTTACCTTGATGAGTGTCTGCTGGAAACGTCTGTCATTTTCAACGGCGAGCTGCGTCAAGGTCTGGACAGTTTCCCCAGAGTCAATGCTTAACTTCTCAATAGTTTTCCCAGTCAATGCCACAACCTCGCGAATCTCTTTGATAGCGAGTTGAATGGCTTCTTGGTTAGCCTGCAGGACTTCATTGGCAGCGGTTGTGAGTTCAATAGCCTGTGTCATACCCGCACTCGTCTGTTCAAGAAGTTCCAAAGCATTGACCGGATCCCTGCCAACAATGGGAAGGTTCGCTGGTTTTAGGGGTGGATTCCCAATTGGACCATTGTTGAGAGCAATATAAATTTCACCCACAAACCCGTTCATAGAAATGTTCGCCCCACAGTCTTCTCTCAACCATTGAAACGCATTCTTGACTTTCGCCTCAATGCGGACATTATTTGCCTCCGGTTGGAGTTCAATGCTGGTTACTTTGCCGATTTGGACACCAGATAGATAGACCCCAGCACCCACATAAAGCCCATTCACAGATCGGAATTGGAAGGTCACGTCATCGCCAGCAGTCGCCCAGGGCCAATTCTCAGCATTTGTGAGAAGGATTGTGAGAAATACGATGGCGATTAAAACCATCACACCGACTTTCACAGACGCTGTCCAAAAATTCATGCTATCTCCCCAAATATCTTTTCAAAATCGGA
The DNA window shown above is from Candidatus Poribacteria bacterium and carries:
- the radA gene encoding DNA repair protein RadA, with amino-acid sequence MAREKRRFVCQECGYTTPRSLGRCPGCQSWQSFAEEIEQLATSSKHRGIGQASREPEPISQVMASEVERHLTGMSEFDRVLGGGIVPGSVVLIGGDPGIGKSTLLLQASDALSRNYGDILYVSGEESVSQTKLRATRLGVVSDTLYVLCENDLEQIEKHIQTLNPKVVIVDSIQAVYLSSIQSAPGSVTQIRECAGHLLICAKNRNVPVFLVGHVTKDGTLAGPRILEHMVDTVLYFEGEQHHIYRVLRAIKNRFGSTNEIGIFEMQNRGLVDVMNPSELFLSNREEEVSGSIVVSSMEGTRPLLMEVQALVVPTNHGNPRNTATGVDRHRIALLIAVLNKRVGIDVGGADVFVNITGGLRVAEPGIDLGVLMAIASSYREIPIDRQTVMIGEVGLGGEIRPVTHVERRIREAAKLGFTRAIFPEYNRKGLEIEEHIELIGVKDVYDSLSALL
- a CDS encoding MlaD family protein; this encodes MNFWTASVKVGVMVLIAIVFLTILLTNAENWPWATAGDDVTFQFRSVNGLYVGAGVYLSGVQIGKVTSIELQPEANNVRIEAKVKNAFQWLREDCGANISMNGFVGEIYIALNNGPIGNPPLKPANLPIVGRDPVNALELLEQTSAGMTQAIELTTAANEVLQANQEAIQLAIKEIREVVALTGKTIEKLSIDSGETVQTLTQLAVENDRRFQQTLIKVNNLISQLEGDSIMVSSQVSDITSELFRLINHNAPKLNTILTDVRISATQFREIAADFSANFATLSAEVSALVSQGSSAIETSEAGIAPILKDLQTTTAAFAKLEKNVNRLFAAVNDSDGTIAQLLNTRGPLEDARRTLKNVDETMASVTRLSQRTEEQLRRFDPPQIGWDYELRYLSLQERLHNELAFSLSSGPNAHYRFGLGVRDENVRFEFQYAYDVADYFRARAGFMRSKVGMGLDLWLLSQRIGISFEGVGLTSGQPELNTELALRFFQYGQFLVGVENLTNERRWTTGFRFFANEW